The following is a genomic window from Planctomycetota bacterium.
CTTGGCCCTTTTCTCCAGTTCCGCCACCACCGCCGTCACCGCCGCGTCGATGCCTCGCTTCAGTTCCATCGCGGTCGCGCCGGCGGTCACGTTCTTGAGGCCCTCGACGAAGATGGCCTCGGCGAGGATCGTCGCGGTCGTCGTCCCGTCGCCGGCCACGTCGCTCGTTTTCGACGCGACCTCGCGGACCATCTGGGCGCCCATGTTCTCCCAGGGGTCTTCGAGTTCAATTTCCTTGGCCACCGTCACGCCGTCTTTCGTGACGGTCGGGGCGCCGAAACTCTTTTCCAGGATGACGTTGCGTCCGCTGGGGCCGAGCGTCACGCGGACGGCCTTGGTCAGGATGGCGACGCCTCGGCGAATGGCCTCGCGCGCTTCGGTGTCGAATGCGATTTTTTTCGGTGGCACGATCGAGTCTCCTTTTCCTTTGGAATTTCACCCAATTCTACGACGCTATCTCAACGCAGAGAACGCAGAGCACGCCGAGAACTGCAAAGATAGGGGAACGGCAAACAACATGCTTTGCGAGCCGGTGGCGGAAATGGCCTTGCCGTTGTCACTCAATCTTCCCTCTGCGGCCTCTGCGTTCTCTGCGTTGAAAAACACAGTTACGAATGGCTAATGACGGACGACCGCCAGGATGTCGTCCTGGCCCATGACGAGGACTTCCTCGTCCTCGACGGTGACTTCGGTTCCCGCGAAACTCGAGAAGAGGACCTCGTCGCCCGCCTTGACGGAGGGCTTCACGAGTTCGCCCGAGTCGAGCCGCTTGC
Proteins encoded in this region:
- the groES gene encoding co-chaperone GroES, with translation MKLTPIGDRVVVKRLEAETRTKGGIVLPDTAQEKPKRGKVVAVGEGKRLDSGELVKPSVKAGDEVLFSSFAGTEVTVEDEEVLVMGQDDILAVVRH